gtatagtatacACGTATACATGAACGTATTTACTTATACTATACACATTCAACAATGTTtcaacaacaatatatatagataatacaaGAACATGACATTCACGCTTGTGGCGTCAATAGTCAAAAGCGGAAGTAACCGCGAACCACAGCTTTATTAATGTTAGACGCTAAAGCCAAATACGAAATATGTTgcttctcatttttttttaatataatataatttaggaaGGCAGGCCGAAGGCACTGTAATATACTATGTTTATATCTGCTATGTACACCCCTATCTTTTTCTatctctgtttctttcctctaccttgAGGtcgcctggaagagatcgctgttttagcgataaggccgcctcctgtgcatctttcttgaacGTGACTTAAGTTTGTGTtcattggtgtacaataaagtgtattttgatttgacttgaTTTGAAGGCAGCTTATGGGCTACCTTACAGTACTTACTTAGTTTACAgcattagatataatttatttcgtgagatttaattatacaattgacAGTAGATACAGTTTCGCAATTGCTGACAATATCTATGTACTTTTTATGATTAtgatttataagatattatataaaaatgcactTCGGTATGTACGCTTGTGATGAGTGTGAGTGGGTTTCTTCGTCACTGGTCTGTAGAAGCCAGACCGGGTACGGGCCTCGAGGATTTTCGGAAGCCCAGGTCATAAATAACGCAGTGGCTGCCTGATGCTTGAGATGTACAGATTTTGACATCATATTGTTGTTACTcgtcactagatggcgttacaaCATAGCAATTCTATATTCCCTTCAacggatttttttaatttgtttgtataagGATTACGTGAAATCTTCACCTATATAAAAATCGCTATatacaattgaaatttttacttatttatttttctaacagATAATGTTCAAGGTCCTCGTAGAGCTGGCCCTTGTTGGGGCGATAGCCTCCGTCTTCATAGTTGCAGCTCAAGGTCGCGCTGCTGAGCGAGTAGCTGAAGAGGCGTCGGGGAGAGAGTATATGAGGAACTTGGATGAGTTGATGTCTAAAGTTAAGAACAAAGCAACGATAGCCGCCTGGGACTACGAGTCAAATATCACCGCTTATAATGAAGAACGAATGGTAATACCGTTTAGTATTAATTTGGCTTATAACTTTTTGAGTTGAGATGtaagttaaaaaagtatttcaaagCAGCATTCAATTATCATACTTATCGTTTACATCGCGCTGAaggaaaacttaaatttaatccAACACAAGTATGTTCACGACATACTTGTGTTGTCATGTGTAGCCCGCGCTGGAGTAGTGAGGTGGAATACACTCTGAATCTTTTCTCAacatttacaggccgttacctatatattttttcgtatcatacaaaaatataaatttattttggggACTGTATTAATTCAGATCCAACAATTAATGAAGATCTTTGAGAATTATTCGTTATGAAATGATCCTCATCTTAAAAATGTTTCGTAAGGCAAAGAtgtatcaaataattaacataaacatcTTCTTGCATATCAGTTGCAAGTCTCCCTAGAAGTAGCAGAAGAAGAAAAAGAATATTGGAAAGAAACTATGACGTATTTGTGGCGTGAATTTGAAGATCCTGATCTCAAGCGAATGTTCGAGAAATACGCAATTTTGGGTACAGCTGCTTTACCTGAGGACTTAAATCAAAGGTTGATTCAAGCTATAAGTAATATGCAATCTACTTACGCCAAAGCTACAATTTGTGACTACAAGGATCCCTCGAAGTGTAATTTATATGTCGAGCCAGGTACTTCctttatttatctgttttatctattatctaatatttaaatataaatagtaattctaTTTATCTGCCTGTTACGCCTTCACGGGTAAACCGCTGCAACGAATTTGATCAAATCTTTTACTAAAAACCTACATCCACTCCTCTAAACACTTGGCCGAAGCCACAGGCGAAAACTAGTTAGCTTATGGATGtcctgtataattatatttttttttgtatgcatctttttagtataaaaacattataagctataccatacaatttaaaacaaaaacaatcgaAAGGTTGATAGTTGGAAGTAAATAAGAATGATAAATTAGAACgcatacatacagacatataaatataataaattaaaatgttatataattacagaGATAACAAATATCTTTGCTCAAAGTGAGGATCCAGAAGAACTGAAGCATACGTGGTTGGAATGGCACAAGGCAGCAGGTGCTGCGTCTAAAAATAACTTTACCGAGTACGTCAATATGTACAATGAAGCAGCTAAGTTAAACggtacgtatattttatttgtcatttcaatatttttaaacaacataaTTTACAACAGGTACATCCTTTAACAACCTTTAaggagcatattacaccacgctgctccaatgccggttggtgattaacaaattagacacatgcaggtttcctcacgatgttttcctttacggccgagcacgagatgaattgaacataaattaagcacatgaaaattcagtggtgcttgcctgggtttgaacctgcaaccACCGGTTAAGGtgtacgcattctaaccactgggccttttgatttttaaacattgttattataatttattttatcgattttttaatacacctttttttactttatgtgatatattttgtataacccTTTTATTTTAGGTTTTGATAGTGTAGCTGAATGGTGGTTAAGCACTTACGAAGAACCAGATAGCGAAAAACAGTTCGCTGATCTCTGGGAGCAAGTTAAACCTTTATACCAGCAGATACATGCATATGTCAGACGACACTTAAGACTTAAATATGGAGAAGATGCAGTATCAGCGAAAGGACCCATTCCCGCTCATTTactaggtttattttttattatttattgattaaaacgcACGATCTAAGCACACTAGCGATAcatatgtttacattttagtCAACAAATACAACCTTCACGCGTATTGGTTAAAAGTGTGCtttcatcataataatattacctacataataaaaatattacgaagatAAACGAAAGTtttggtaaatataatttaatcaaggaACTAAGGAAATGTGATAATTTTGGGAGTACCTCTGTTCGAGTCGTCGACGGCCTTGTCAATTCAAAACCAAATTCCATCAAAACTCTCTGGCAAAAATTCCACCATTTAACGTTTATAACTAAATTGAATCATTCTCTATCTAGAAAGAAACAGGAAATTTAGATATGTAAAGTATATGCGTTACAGGAAATATTTGGGCACAAACTTGGAATAACGTGGAGAAATTCACGAGACCGTATCCAGAAAAACCTGACGTAGATGTTACGGCAGCCCTCGTCAGTCAGGTACTTAATATTGATcgactcatttttaatttgataatactTTTATTCTATAAGTAAAAGTACGAGTATAGTAATTCCACTTACAGAACTACACAGctcttaaaatctttaaaacagCTGAAGAGTTTTTCAAATCCTTAAATTTGAGCGGTATGCCAGATCTGTTTTGGGAAAGGTCGATCATTGAAAAACCCGATGATGGTCGCGATATGGTATGTCACGCCTCAGCATGGGATTTCTTCGATGGAGAAGATTTTAGgtacctatttttaattaaaattattgagatTAAGAACTAGCTAATTAATCACACCATAAATTGAATACCAACTATTCTAACTAAGATTAGAAATGCGAAATTGAGTTTGTTTGTTGAGATTTCACGTCCTAAATACTCAACCGTTCATCGTGTATATTTGCGAACATGTTGTACAGAAAAGAACGCAGGATACCTAACTTTTTCCCTTCTTAATACGTGGGTAAAGTAGATGGCGTAATTAGTAATTTAGATATCTTAAGGAGAGCCGAGAAGGGCTGGTGATTAACACGCAATAATCATAATCATAGTGGGTTAAAATTCGGACAAGCACAACGAAGATTTCACTcattggttttatattattttcatgttccTCGGTCAAGGAATCGtaagaaaatttgtatggataCAGTTGTCTAATAAAAGTATGCCTGCGTTAGAGCAGAGTAGGCAACGTGGTGAAGAacgcttcaaaccttctccttttCAAGGAAGGCAGTTCTTTGCTCAGTTGGATATTTACAGATCGTTAATTATATAACTGTGTTTTTAAGGATTAAACAATGTACAACAATCACAAACGCCTTCTTCAAAACAACTCACCACGAAATGGGTCACATACAATACTACTTGCAGTACAAGGATTTGCCTGTAATATACAGAGCCGGAGCTAATCCAGGTATGTAAAAATGCATAAAATCTACATAggtatactttttataaacttaaatataatttgttagagtaaatatttaaaattagttctaGTTTTAGCTTATGTATGTCACTACATAACACGTTTTGACAATTAAAGTAGAGTGGggctaaaatatatgtattgaacATTCTTGACTAAGCCGAAACACTAACCAGCTACCATGTCTGATGAATGACTAGAAATGAGTGTTAAAAATCTTTCAACTtctataacaaatacaaattctCCTATCATATTTCATTTCAGGATTCCACGAAGCAGTAGGTGATGTTATCTCTCTGTCAGTATCAACTCCAAAACATTTGCGAGTCATGGGTTTACTCGAAGACGGACCAGATGATTTGGAATCTAACATAAACCAACTATACAAAATGGTAATCATgaatatttcttcaaataaatCTACCCTAGCCGCATAATATTGGACACATGTTCACGGAACAATTTTCTGATTTTTCCAGGGCTTGGATAAGATTGTGTTCTTGCCTTTCGCATACCTTTTAGACTTATTCCGTTATGGTGTGTTCCGCGGTACGACCTCAGTGAATGATTACAATTGTCACTTCTGGCAGCTGAGGGAAACTCTGCAAGGGGTTGAACCGCCAGCAACTAGAACTGAAAATGACTTTGATGCTGCTGCTAAATACCATGTATCTGCTGATGTTGAATATATgaggtaaataaatttaaatttgatactgAATGTCAATTAAGTTCGATAAATTGACTGCAGTAAgtccaatattataatataatgaaaaaatataataaagaaatcttGAAGAATCAAGATATctgttataatatgttatttatatctatttattctGTTTTAACAAAGAATAAGaagcaaatattaattatgaaaatttagtaaatttatacaaattttcaataaatctgGTAAAGTTTTGCGAGCATTGTCATTAAAATTGACGGTTTATCCAACAATGTTAATATCATCATACTAATAGGAGATTTTGGTGTCAATTGAAGGAGAGTTTTTGAGTGTGATCTCATTGGGTTAGAGTATAAACCAAATAATGAATCGGGCTGTTTATTTCAGATACTACATCTCATACATCATTCAGTTCCAATTCCACCGATCATTATGTCAGTTGGCCGGTGAGTACGTACCTGGAGATTCAAACAAGTTGTTGTCTAACTGCGACATATATAGAAGCACTGAAGCCGGTAATGCTTTAGGGTAAGCGATTCAAATATCTAATGTATAATGTCtttttttccaataattttGTCATTGCTTTATTTTctgcttatattatttatccaaGACAATAGACTTACAGATACAGATTAGAATAAAACCTGCGATTTTTACGCTGCGCAAACCATATTACTGTTGAACTATTGACgctaaaagattaaaaaataaattttgatagaATTCGTGAACGTAAATGAATGTTATTTTGAATCTGAAAGAGATCCATATTCATAATGGATATTGAAACTGTTctattaattaatgttgttataaattGATGTTTCATAGAAGAAATAGGCCGATATAATTTAACcttttaaacttatttcaattaccttttaattttactacttaTGTTTGTTCGTGTTATATTCGGGTGTTCATATCGGAACTTACTtaagttttcattattttaatgtcattttatgtgtttctctaataaaataaaatttattttagtaaaatgttGCAACTCGGTTCTTCAAAACCGTGGCCAGACGCGATGGAAGCTATTACAGGTCAGAGAAAGATGGACGCCAGTGGAGTTCTAGAATATTTTGAACCCTTATACGAGTGGTTGAAGGCTGAGAACGAACGTAGTGGCGAATACATTGGTTGGGAACCCAGTACTGTCCGTGAGTATCGGCTTTTAAAGAAACCATTAAGGGCGCGATGAGatcttaaatgaaatatttaaaacgtcatctctttttttttaggaaactataatcattttttaGTTTGTAAGCCATTGGTTAAAATCAGCtcattttaactttaatctGAATGCTCATTAGTCGCTTATTACGTCATCGTCTTTAATCCACCAATGACTGATCAGGATTGAAGCCGAATtcgttttaatagtaatttaacttGTACCAAACAGAAATTGGAAGTAAGCGTAGGAAAACGAACTTGGTATTTTTATAGGGCTACATTtgtgatttgatttatattcctAATACGagatatattcttattttcagaATATTGCACAGAAGAACAAAGGAGTATCATGGAGAACTCAGAGTTCCGCAAGAGATTGGTCAAATACGGCGGCGCTTAatcgttaaacaaaaataaattattcactgttgaatttattttttattttcttcatgcaaaacaatacaatataaagttgacttcaaataaaattataaaaatactaacctaccaaataataattttaaatttcaatctaTTATTAACCGCGGTGTCAAGGTAGCTTTTGTATGGTTTCCTTCtactttaaataagattaatcattgaaattattaatactcaggtaaaataaaataatatttacctagTGATGATATTTAACTGACGTATTGCATATTTTTAGTaccacaattttaatatattgcttgtaaaagtttgtctgtctgtttgtttgttcgttcgttcgttcgtttaTTCAGTGGTTTAACTATGAAACCGTAACAGACAGAcggttactttcgcgtttataatattagtaaaaatagttCAATTCAACTTGTGCTCAGCGTTGCAGCGTAGCTCGACCTAGAAAATCTTAAAAATCACTGCTTAATATGGCGGATTAAATTTTGCTATGCAAAATTGTATCACCTTATATCGTCTGGTTTTAATAATCAATCTCGCGAGTTTTTAACCGATGAATCAACTTACAGA
This DNA window, taken from Vanessa tameamea isolate UH-Manoa-2023 chromosome 7, ilVanTame1 primary haplotype, whole genome shotgun sequence, encodes the following:
- the LOC113395715 gene encoding angiotensin-converting enzyme-like isoform X1; this translates as MPCGYCSETTKKVLLIMFKVLVELALVGAIASVFIVAAQGRAAERVAEEASGREYMRNLDELMSKVKNKATIAAWDYESNITAYNEERMLQVSLEVAEEEKEYWKETMTYLWREFEDPDLKRMFEKYAILGTAALPEDLNQRLIQAISNMQSTYAKATICDYKDPSKCNLYVEPEITNIFAQSEDPEELKHTWLEWHKAAGAASKNNFTEYVNMYNEAAKLNGFDSVAEWWLSTYEEPDSEKQFADLWEQVKPLYQQIHAYVRRHLRLKYGEDAVSAKGPIPAHLLGNIWAQTWNNVEKFTRPYPEKPDVDVTAALVSQNYTALKIFKTAEEFFKSLNLSGMPDLFWERSIIEKPDDGRDMVCHASAWDFFDGEDFRIKQCTTITNAFFKTTHHEMGHIQYYLQYKDLPVIYRAGANPGFHEAVGDVISLSVSTPKHLRVMGLLEDGPDDLESNINQLYKMGLDKIVFLPFAYLLDLFRYGVFRGTTSVNDYNCHFWQLRETLQGVEPPATRTENDFDAAAKYHVSADVEYMRYYISYIIQFQFHRSLCQLAGEYVPGDSNKLLSNCDIYRSTEAGNALGKMLQLGSSKPWPDAMEAITGQRKMDASGVLEYFEPLYEWLKAENERSGEYIGWEPSTVQYCTEEQRSIMENSEFRKRLVKYGGA
- the LOC113395715 gene encoding angiotensin-converting enzyme-like isoform X2, whose protein sequence is MFKVLVELALVGAIASVFIVAAQGRAAERVAEEASGREYMRNLDELMSKVKNKATIAAWDYESNITAYNEERMLQVSLEVAEEEKEYWKETMTYLWREFEDPDLKRMFEKYAILGTAALPEDLNQRLIQAISNMQSTYAKATICDYKDPSKCNLYVEPEITNIFAQSEDPEELKHTWLEWHKAAGAASKNNFTEYVNMYNEAAKLNGFDSVAEWWLSTYEEPDSEKQFADLWEQVKPLYQQIHAYVRRHLRLKYGEDAVSAKGPIPAHLLGNIWAQTWNNVEKFTRPYPEKPDVDVTAALVSQNYTALKIFKTAEEFFKSLNLSGMPDLFWERSIIEKPDDGRDMVCHASAWDFFDGEDFRIKQCTTITNAFFKTTHHEMGHIQYYLQYKDLPVIYRAGANPGFHEAVGDVISLSVSTPKHLRVMGLLEDGPDDLESNINQLYKMGLDKIVFLPFAYLLDLFRYGVFRGTTSVNDYNCHFWQLRETLQGVEPPATRTENDFDAAAKYHVSADVEYMRYYISYIIQFQFHRSLCQLAGEYVPGDSNKLLSNCDIYRSTEAGNALGKMLQLGSSKPWPDAMEAITGQRKMDASGVLEYFEPLYEWLKAENERSGEYIGWEPSTVQYCTEEQRSIMENSEFRKRLVKYGGA